The segment AATGATAAATCCATTGGAAACCTCCATATATTTATGTTGGGGCTTTAACCCTCTCATGGGATTATGGGGATAAAGCTCTCTGGCCTCTGCCACAAGTGTCCCCATGTCAGCCTACACGGCGCAGCACATCCCCTTGTCTCCAATTAGTTTCTCTCGAATGGAGATTTTTCACTGTCGCTCTGCCCCAACACACACACCGGAAGCTTTGGGATGGTCACAAAAGCTGTAAATCAATTGGAAAAGCGACAgggattgaaaataaaattgaaggtGGATGAAATGGATCTCTATTGGGTACTGAGAGCCGAGAGGATAACTGATAAATGGCTTATATATGAATAAGATAGCCGTCCAAGCCAATTATCCAACTAAAATACGTCACACTTGATCAAATTGcgtcataaattttcattttgtgccGTAATCAGTAACCGTCAGGATGACAAATCACCTCCTGTCGTGTCTATGGCCCCCACAATGAATCTCGAACTCGCTCTCTgtaaatatacattttattatttaccaCCATACCTTGGTGGAAAtatcaagttttcttttctctccaaGCACCCGACAGTCgatatttcatttttgcatTATAATGATTATTTATTAGGTACAAATTCTCCTAATgcaaggaaaaattctttttagggGTCAtttattgcaagaaaataaaaaaagctttaaagctttaaGCTCTTGTTTTTAATGttgagattttctcaattcaatCATGCAGAAAGTCAGAGGATGCAGcttagtttgtttttttaaagagaagccttttctttggaaattaaaaacttttttactCTCACAGCATCCAAAAGAAGAGGGAGGAGTCGTgttgaaaatccatttttaattgagttttttctgcatttttcttttgcagagtGTTCGTGGTCGGAAATCTCTGAAATTCGGAGCAGTCATATCGCCACGACCACAGCCACCAACATCATCCATTAGTCCAGCTCCGGCCGCAGTTCCGCAGCCATCACCCAATACAACAACTGCATCCACGACGAATCAGCTCGTGGTGGTGTCAGGAGGAAGTGCAGGAAGTGGCGTTGTGAATCCACCCATTGTTGCCCAGGCGCAGCATAGTCAGCAGAACCAACAGTCACAGCAGCAGGCAGTGTCCGGTGGAGGAACCACAGTACAAACCATGAAGGATCAACCACAGCAGCCAATGGTAAGAATTCCATCTTCTTTCtctacactgaaaaaaaattctctttatacTTCCTTCCCCATCTTCTTCCCATAATCTGAGTCCTGCCACACAGCTCTTGTCTCAATTCTCGTGCCtttgagtgaaaaatttttttaacctctCTTTGCAATCAAAAACTTCACACTCGAagctaaaaaagaatttgccCTTTAGTGAgcgcaaagaaaaaaaaacgaagcccTCAATGGCTTTGATGATAGAGGCGGCAAGAGGAGAGAGCTGCACAAAAAAGGAACGACAGGattggaataaaaattgcagACTGAAAAGAGGGATAGTAAAAGCGGCAAAGCTCTTGGATATGCGAGTAGCGTATATAAAAGTGGataaaactaatcgaaaaactttgcaaatattgagattcaatttaatttccgtCTCGAGTTGCTGCAAAACTTTTACCCTAAGCCGTTGCAGAGTTGAAGGAatatattcattaaaatcctCTATAggggagaagagaaaattttcaaaagggaGAAAAGCTCCACACGCACTGAGGCTCATACCAAAAGCTCATTTTTATGAGGTTTCTCCTGGATTActgttaattgattttttttcaaacgacaaaagacctttaaaaaaaagctctaaatacattttcaaaCCAAATCaacaaacatttgaaaattccaaaaaaattttctcaaagcttCAGAGTCTTTTCAAAAAGCTCTTCTTcgtttttcttatttcaaaaCCTTCACCTGCAAtacaatttttccaataaatgtattccaaaaataatttcctcccAGTAGtctatatttttgtgaatttaaagCTCTTTGCCAACAGCTTCAAATTGGTTTACGCTTGAGAAGCTCTCAGTGTCGCGTAGAGCTTCGTGCAAAAGTTCTTGCAAAAGTTCAAACCACTCTCTGGTAAAGGGAGGGAAGGGGTGGTTTGCTTTTTCCTCAGCAATGGGAAAATTCTGCACTAGCGAGGGGGGAAGGTGTGTGGGTGAAATTGCACATCCACCATCACCCCCTGTGTGGTGGTTGGTGGTGTAAATTGCTCTTTGGGCAGCCAAAACATCCAAAGTGGCATCGTGTGCAGTGGGGTCGCCTGGTTGTCTGTCTGGTGAgtgtaaattgaaattaaccACGTGTCGGTGAGATTTCCATTCTTTCGGAGGGggccgcacacacacacacacgcccCCTTGCCCCATAGGGATTCCGCCCAGCATTTGACCCCATCGCAAAGGTCTCTCACACTCCCTGGGTGGCCCAACCCATGCCCACCCACCGTCTCTCGCGCGAAGCCGTTTGCCTGCATCTTTTTGCGCAAAGCAATTGCGCACCTTCGATCTAGAATTACATACATTACACACATTTCCACAAGCTCCCAACGCGAAGGGGGCCAAGGGAGGTGAGCAAGCATAGAAccagggagagagaaaaaaaaagatgagctTTGGGGGGTTGTTTTGCTGGGCTCGCGCGTTTTTGCTCAACAACGTTTGGTCAGAGAAAATCCGAGggtagaaattttcaattaattttttcctcgcACTTCttataaatatatgtacacaCGGTAAAAAAATGCAGCTCAACTCACCCCCCCCCCACATGTTAATTGATTGCTCCGAGATATTTTTCACCAcccaagagcttttttttgcctttgggattttttttacatgtttTCTAACCACAGTTgggagaaaaacaatttaataattcaagaaattaCGGGATACTttaagagatattttaaaaatgaaaaagaaaatgagattcCAACGGTTTTCTTACGTTGTTTTATTTGTTAGAAAGCTGGATGAGAAGTTGAAGGTTTTTCTAGAGAATTTAGCTCATTGGAGGggtgagaaattttaattcttaaggGATGCGTTTCATTAAAGAATCCTGTCACTCCCTAATACGTaacaattttcatatttattaaactctttttaacgattttcataaattttcataaattcttcaagattTTTCACAAGTTATCAAAATTCTAAGATAAATCTTCAACATTTTTCAACtcattttcattccattttccTCGTTTTATGGGAGCTTTTCTCGTCTAGATAAATCCTCAATATAATATACCACTAAAAGTACTTAATATattattccaatttttcttctcaaaaaaaaattaaattaaatatttcaacttCAAAGtatatttaatagaatttttttttgttaaaatatagCATTGACttaaagaaaagttccacGAGTTTTCTGTGTAGGgaagggttttttttagtttatccTGGGGGATTTTTCTTCGTCTGCATAGGAAAGTACgtaatgtggaaaaaaaagtcatttcgATTTAGGATTTTCTATTGATTTCATAGCCATTCTCTGTGTGTATTTTTCCAAATAGGATTTTCCgtgttatgtattttttttgtacgacTTGTGCTAGAGAAAGCTCCCTTGTGACGAGGAAAACCTCGCCGTTTTACTCCCTCATGTCCGATGGGGTTGAATTTGGGTGGGGACGGGAGGTGGTGGAGGCACAAATGGATGTGTGTATTGGAGAGCTTGATTGAATTCTGTTGGTTTTTCTCCCGAGAATATCTCGGGGAAATAGCGTGGAAATTTATTCAGCGACATCAATGggggtatgtgtgtgtgtgtggaaatgaGTTGGGGAGCTTATGATGACTGTGGCGTTTgcagatgatgatgaaaatgaaatatttggtTATAATTTCCTATGTAAGCagaaagtttttgaaattggcaATATAGAGTGTGTCTGAGGCAGCGATTGGATGGCATAAagattttatgtacataactCTCTATCGCCGCATTGTACTATGTCGCAACTATATATGGGATTTTcgaatatatatatatacagtGTATGCTCTATCTATGCTGCTAGTGGAGTCTAAGCTAGAGGTAAGGGTATAGTGGTGTAGTCAATTCCACCCCAAAAACTGGATGGAACGCTCGAAGCTCTCCgcaagaatgaaaattttctccttcatagcaaaagagagagaggagaggCATTAAATATGCAGAATACACATTCGCCagcatattttatgtttacACACTCACCAGTTCCTTGGGCGGCAAAGAAAGACGGGATGGGGGGCGGGCGGGCGGAGAACATCCTGGAGCTGAGAATGCgtccaattaaaattttataatggaATTATGGGTGgtgaaatcaaattaaaaccACACTCTTGCAGAAGAAAAACCAAAGAGGAATCTCTTTGAATTGTTATTTACAAGAGAAAATGCTGTTTATTCATTACAAAGTTGCGCCTCAATGATTCACAAAGTTACgatgagattttccttttcactCACCCCGCGCGAAGATGCTTTTCCCGGAAATTTGTCTCGAAAGCTTCGCCTTTTTCCAATGATGTGTTGATGGtaaatatattcaaattttatgcCAAAATAGTTATGTTTGATTgctttagcattttttttagcatcttCTCTAAACAATCTTGACATTCATTTACATTCTATACACAGAAAtccttcaattttaataaaaaaaaacaaatatttttgaagaaatttgttgttttcttttgaattaaagaaaattttcctttcaaaaaccAAACATCTTTCATTCCCATTTTCTTTGGACTTCCTTAGAAGCCTCTGGAAAAGTTTTCTCCACCTGGTTTTTCTTCcctggaaaatttatgaaatattctaATGAAACTATATCTAGAATATAAGCCATTTTCCCGCCAATATTTTCTCGTAAGCATACAGCCAAATAAATCAGAATGAGCTAAAAACACTCcctattttccatttcattcaCACCTGTGTGAGGGAAATTCTGCACACGGTGGAgttttcccattgagaaaatttatatgaaaaaatccGCGGTGAAAAATGCACCAAATTTATgactttaatgaaaattaagaagcactttgtgggtaaaaaaaaaactacaaactTGTCCAGTGCTGCCGGATCATACCACAGAGGGTGGTTtgggggatgattttttttctaaagcaCCTGGTGTGCCTTCACTCCTGGGGGGAGGATTTCAAGGGGGAGAGAGGGAAAATTGGACGAATGGGTGGGTGCATGAAATATCACTCTCACCCTCGATTTTAAGGTACAAGCGGACAGGTGAAATAAATGGATATTAATGGgtctgaaatttattttcttgctcGTTTTTCTCCATTGAGCTTCCTTCTCCGCAATTAGAGGTacacagtgtgtgtgtgtagccCAATCAATgttggattcttttttttttttgctccgtGTGGATTAATTTGTggcaaaatcaataattttaataaaattcattgagaatctTTGAACATTCTTTTCCATTCTATGATTTGTATGTTTGTGAGgagaagaatttgaaaattctccgGAGTTTTTCGtctttattctaatttttttttgagaagaaaaaaggacaaaaaattgattttaacaaaattctttacaacaattttcttaaaagttaCCGAGAACAtagaagaagtgaaaaaatattaatcttaCTCTGTTTAAATTGACTTTGTACTTAAACCCCGCCCCCTTAATGAGCAGTAGCCAATGAAAAcgctttttttctaatttattagcCAATCAGAGGCCTGTTTTAAAGCAcgaattctattaaaatttactcataaattaaatttgagtcttttctattttgatgaaaaaggataaaagaatattcttacTCATTATATAAACGTATACCAAcctttattcaaattaaacgGAAAATTCTCCCCCTGAGTATGTATTTTCATCTCAATATCATTCTATTTTCCGGTGAAATATGGATATGAGAGGGGAAGTtgctaaatttaaaattgagacAAGAGATCTAACAATGCACAATTACCTGGATGTGCTATGTATAACGTACATGTGGCAGGAGACAGTCTCACAATTTCCAATTACCAGCGACTATTGTCTCCCAGTCGAGATATTGTATTACCCGTCGTACAATCCGCcaatagaaaattgaatatattGAAGGAAATACAGCATATATGTAGCATAAAATGTAtattattgtgaattttcttgcacATAGGCTCCAATGGCCTTCTACCCAACTTGGCAAGCGGACCCCTCGCAGGGATggcaaaatcaatttattcagcAAATACCACAGAATAGCCCAGCAATAACACCGCTCAATACCATTGAGTTTCAACCACAGGTGAGTGTGCCAATGAGCTTTTCAGGAGGGATTAGTTTTCCCGGGATTGTTGATTCAATGTTCATTAAGATTTTGCCTTTTGGCCCTTTATGGCCTTCCCCTCCCCCCCTCCAGGAagcttttgtgaaaatttcttattgaaaatttacctTTCCCTCCTCCCCTTCAATGTTTGAAAAATCCCTTAATTACAATGTTTCTATTGgccaaagaaatttaattaaatattctattttattacGATTTTTATcgcttaataaaaattacaaaacattGAATGAGTTTTTGATCGGATAAAGGATCTTTAAGGGATCTAAAAAGATATCATAAAATTTCCCCCAACAGAGCTACACGTATCAGCCGAATGGATACGTGCAGACGGGTATTGGCTTCGATCCCAGCTATGGCAGAACCTACGCCACTCCCGTGCAGCGATATGAATTCCAGGCAAATCAAATAGCTCCGATAAATCAAGTATCGCTTCAGAGTGTCAGCTTTGCCCCAAGTGTAACGTATGCTGGGCAGGTATCGGCAGGACCGAGCCCAGTACTGCTGGCCAGTCCACATCCAACGCAGAATGCAGTGGACAAGGCGTCGGGAAACGAACTGCCTGGATATCCGCGGGTGAACAGCGTGCCGCCGCGCTCACTCAACTGTAACGGGTATTCAGGCGATTTTGGCGGCAGCAGCTCATCCCAGAATCCCAGCAGCCAATCCACTGGGCagatgcagcagcagcagcaacatttTGCCCAGCAGAGTAGCTCCTCCACCGCCATGCATCCTCCGCAAGTGCCACAGTCGCCGAACCGCAATCAGATGATGCCACACAATTCCCCATCGGGCGCAGTACCGCAATCGCCCAATCATCACATGGGCTACACACAGCACCCTGGTATGAGTCCTGCCATGCAGCAATCCCCAAATCAATCCAATGGGAATTCCCTGAGTACAATGTCCCCAAATAATATGAATCAGTCGCATCAGCAGAATGACTGGGGCTGGAGTAGCCCGGCTAATCCGCCCGGAAATGAGATGTTCAACCAATCGGATCGCGTGAATCTCAATACGCGACTCAAAACGATGATCCTCAGCAAGGGTGATGGCAAGGATGGCAGCCAGTCGAGTATGCAGCCACCGAGTAGTGGGGCGAATACGGGTGCCAATGGTAGCCAGCAAACATCCTCCCAGACCGGTCATTTTTTATCGTATAGCCACCATCTCCGAGAGAACGTTAGTCTAACTGACGGCAACAGGTGTCCGCCAGCGGAACCTGTCGGGGGTGGTGGCGAAACGTGCTGGAAAACACCAAAAACGGAGGATTTCCAGCGACAGGATGCACTACATGCGACTCCCTATGCGGGATCATCGAGTATTGAGAAGAATTTGGGAGATCccggaggaggaggaggaggtggTGGTGGCACAACCACCATTGAGGATCCCCTGAAAGCAGCAACAAAAGCATCAAGCaggaagaaggaagaaaaggcACGCAGAGATTATCCAAATTATCCAAATTACGGAGATTTAGGCTACTCCCAGATACGCTCAGAAGGTAGTTCATTCTACACCCCATCAATGTTTGATGGCACCCATGGGGCATTCCATCAACCCACCGGGGGTAGTGTGCGACCAAAGGAGAAGCCCATTAAGCAAGAACCATCGGACACATACCAAAATCCACCGCATCAAGTGAAGCAAGAGGGATACGAGAGGAATTATCAGAATTTCATCAAATACGCCGACTACTGCGATGTTCAGCAGAAGCAACCTGGGCAGGAGTATGCAGGCTACTCACAACCCTACTACACCCCCGATCCACTATTCCCAACACCAACTTATCCCAACTACCCCAACTACCATCATCCGCAGAATCCTTCAACGGATTCATTCCCAGCAATGAATTTTCCCGCGCCACCATCTGAGGTGGAAAAGAACGAACTGCCGGCTCAGACGaattttgaaaaggaaattcccGCTCATACCTACCATATCCCTACGAGGACACACATTGATTCCCACCCGCACTGTAGTCCGGAAAATGTGGATACACAGAAACTTGCTGGATACCCTTTCCTCGGGGAAGGTGGACCGGTTGCCATTAAGGATCCGTCCGGATTTTCATGCTGTCGCAAAGGGAGTACAGCTGTACCCACATCTGAGCATCTCAAGGACGGATCTTGCGGTGGGCTGCAGACAAAGGATGAGGTAGGTTTTcctaagagaaattttctaatatagatttaattaagaaaaactataaatgttttttaagaTGAATTCTTCTAGTGTTTtaggaagaaatattcaagtattttaaaaagaatttttcaatattttcacgaagaaagtttcaagttttataagaagaatttttcaagttcgttcgggaagaatttttcaatttaatggagaatttctcaagtttttttttaaaaagaatttttcaagactTTATAATAAGGAAGTTTCAAGTATTTTTAGAcgaattttcaagttttttttagaagaattcAACAAGTTtgttaaagagaatttttaaagtttttatttatttatttattttgttaaggGTTCCATCCAATAAGATGATTTCCCcgatttaaagtttttcaggaagaactttttcacttttttaagacaaatttttaattttttttatgaagaattcaaaaacttttttttaacaagaatttttcaagtttcttAGGCtacttttttaaaagatttttttcaagtatttcatgaagaaatctatataataaagaaaggatttcgtgtctgtacagctatacaaatctacaccgtttgaccgatcgtgatgaaatttggtacagagactccttatatcaggcgctttcgaatggccgtatccattttccccccaaagccccccttcaggtagcccccatataaaagtcatgcattttttgcaaattttggaATTTCGCGCCCgatatgttgtatgaaaatgatttcttctctttgcaaatttttttcttttgggatcgataagtggcccaaatctgcctttaaaccatcataatttattttctctctgaaatttgcgcgaagcgcaacaaatccccgcgaagcggggcgaggtaaattggagcgaagcgacaatttacctcgtttacaatattcttaagaagaatttttcaatttatttgaaaaaaaaatcctagatttttcaaaagtggtttgtaaatttttcaacaagtCTTTTTCAAACTTCTTAAAGAATTCAATAGGTTTtaggagaatttttcaaactcttttagaataatttttcaagattttttaataaggaagtttcaagttttttaagaatatttttttttcaaaattaataagaattttcacatatttttaagaagaatttatcaagttttttaaaaagaaattttcaagattcttaacaagaatttttcaagattctaaaaaaaaatttttaatttctttgaaaagaattttttaacttctttaagaatttctcaagactttttagaatcatttttaaatattcttataaTTATTCCTCaatttgaagagaatttttcaaaaagaatttttaagtttttccgtaaaaattttctcataagcccaaaaaaaatcataaaaacctcaaaaaaataaatcaaataaattcttagaTTATCCTGGAAGGTGAGGAAAAGGAGGAAGAGGCACAGGAAGCAGttaaggaagaaattcccacAACCCCAGTGGACAGGACGGAGAAGAATACAAAACCCGAAGTGCCTGACTGTGATTGTTTCCCATCGGATAAGACACCCCCGGAACCCGGAAGCTACTACACGCATCTCGGAGCAGCGGCCACGTTGACAGACCTCCGGAGTGACATGGAGGCACGTATTGGCGTATCGGGACGACAACTTCGGATTGAGAAGATAATCTACACGGGGAAGGAGGGGAAGACAAGTCAGGGCTGCCCATTGGCAAAATGGATAATCCGTCGTGCTGATCCGGAAGAGAAGATCCTGTGTGTTGTTAAAAGGAGACAGGGGCATCGGTAAGCTGGTCaggttatttttcattctatacactttacattttttttttgcgtaacACTAATTCCTTCACAAAATCCTTAACAAAAGTACATCAGATCCTTTGAAAACTTAAAAGCTTTCCTTCActaaaacacataaaataatcattaaaattcatttcataaacaaacaacaaaaagCTCTGGCATTTTCTTCTGAAGAGAGTTTGGAGGCTTTTCCAAGggaattttttccataaatccTGCACACAGAAGGGATTGCTGGAAGGTCTCTGAGAGGGAAATTCTCATGAGCAAATGTGACTAATTTGGTATAAGCAGCATTTATATGGTGATTTATTTCTTGCACAGGTGTAAGGCGTCCTTTATCGTGGTGTGCATCGTAGCTTGGGACGGAATACCCACCCATGAGGCAGACAGCGTGTACAAAATGTTGATTCATAAGCTCAATAAATTCGGATTACCCACAACGAGGCGCTGTGCCACAAATGAGAATCGAACATGTGCTTGTCAAGGTGagaagattttcctcaaagaagGATGTTGCGTTGGTGAATTATCCCTTCCTCTGGCGCAATGGATAATCCCCTAACAAATTCCTGCCCTCTCTAAACTTCCTTTTGATGGATGAAATGTTGGCTTTTCGTCAATCTTCTCTGAAGGATGTgactgatattttttttttctttggcaaaaGGACTCGATCCTGAAACTTGTGGAGCCTCGTACAGCTTTGGTTGCTCGTGGTCAATGTACTACAACGGATGCAAATATGCCAGATCAAAGACAGTACGAAAGTTTCGCTTGTCCGTAAAGACGGAGGAAGCTGAAATTGAGGAAAGGATGAATATCCTTGCCACAATGCTTGGGCCCCTCTATGTTACAGCAACACCCaaagcttttgaaaatcaatgcaAGTACGAAAGGGAAGCACCTGACTGTCGATTGGGATTGAAGCCAGGAAAACCATTTTCTGgtaaattccataaaaattcttttccgcAACATTTCGAATTGGttttaacggttttttttccctttggCATTCCTTGAAGGCGTAACAGCATGCATGGATTTCTGTGCTCATGCCCATCGAGATCTTCACAATATGCAAGATGGATGTACCGTCCAGGTGGCATTGCTGAAGCAGCGACCACCAGGAACTCATCTGTCCAATGTTGACGATGAGCAGCTTCACGTTTTGCCGCTGTACGTGATGGATACAACAGATGAATTTGGGAGTGCCGATGGGCAGAAGGATAAGAATAAAACTGGAGCTGTTCAGGTCCTCGAAAAGTGAGTCAAGAGAACTCCATTTTCACCTGTTAGAGGATTCAAGGATTCATCAAcgagatgtttttctttctcatttaatttcccAATAGATTCCCTTGCGAAGTAAGAATCCGTTCAACACCGCTACAACCGTGTCGGAGGCATGGGAAGAAGCGGAGTGGAAAGGATGCAGGACCAGAGGAACCTGAACCACCAGCACCGCCAATTCCTCATGGGGGTGCACCCGTTGCAGTGGCTAAGAAAGATGGCGGTGGGAAGGTGGCCAAAGGAAAGGGGGCAATAGAGAAAGGCGGTGGGAAGAATGGGCCTCCTCTGTCGCAATCCCCACGTTCATCCACCCCAGTTAATGGGGCAACAGCACCCAGTGGGAGTAGTAGTGCTTTCTCAGCACCCGTAAATGCCATGATGAACTCCAATAGCAGCCTCCTCAACATGGCCACAATGATTGACAACTTCACCGATGCCCAATTGCAGAGTAATCAAATTTCCAGCACAGTCCTCGACTCACCCTACTCGTATGACTACAATTCCGGATCCTACATCGATTCACGCAACTACTACGGTCAGTGGCCAGAATATGGGGCCTACAGTGATAGGAATGAGCACGTAAAGAGTCGCGGAAGTGAGGAGAATCCCGACTCAACGACACTACCCAGCTCTGGGTCGTCTGCCTTCAGTCCCAGCGTCCCAACTGAACCCAAAGCACCCACTTGTGCTATGGAGGAGTACAAAGAGACGGGATTTATCAAGCCAAAGGCACCTGAGTACCCACCATCGTACGGATATCCCCATCATCCCAATACCTACTCAATGTATCCACCCTATTCGCCCTACGATCACTACCAGAACATGGACTACTACGGCAATGAGAAGCTGAGGTACAACTTTGGATATCCACAGGTGagggatttattttataacttatttttttgctaGTTTTCAgactttttgatatttttttgataatttcttgAAACTAACTTTATGCTTGttccaagaaaaataaggtctaatgctctttttttttttaaggtcttGTCTTAAAAACTTAGGCAGGATCTAAGAAACTAAGGCATTGCTTGAACAACTTAGGCCTAGctttaaaaacttaggcctagccTTAAAACCTAGTTTAGGAAAACTTGAgcctgaaataaaaaaaattaggcctaGCTTGAAAACCTAGTTAGGCGTGcccttaaaagattttctcaactGAGTCTGAAAATCTCAACTAACAATAAGTTTTTTAAGGAACGCCTAACTAAGTTTTCAAGCTAGgcctaattatttttattgggGGATTTTTATTGTTGGCTCAAGTTTTCCTAAACTAGGTTTTAAGGCTAGGCATAAGTTATTTAAACTATAGGCCTAAGTTGTTTAAGCAAAGCCTTAGTTTCTTAGATCCTGCCTAAGTTTTTAAGACGagacttaaaaaaagagagtGATAGaccttattttttattttagatcaAGGATAAGTTTTCTAAGCTCGgcctgaatttttctttacttcaggtttaattatttttaagatagACTCTA is part of the Lutzomyia longipalpis isolate SR_M1_2022 chromosome 3, ASM2433408v1 genome and harbors:
- the LOC129791555 gene encoding methylcytosine dioxygenase TET gives rise to the protein MASMMSATTADDADHSLPSFTNFSNDLDPNSWEYYERGDRTINTDVIGSQQASNYTRPWEMDSKDKGFEPFSKLPSFQSQFHTYSDPPLVPEPSLPQPVPVPVSPTSASPGNGSLTQLTPINPLQTGLTTLPSPSFHTLTAVNTRTYPLVPAPIQARDIPTIQQQYLDERHIQLYQPIATFPSQNVVTVLKNEPANFDLKNGLHHSNFQNPLLDNGFESTKGTPGTKTSSPTRCDVRKKERRKIRASSLESSAESESSAMELGDVNSGQVAAVSSTASFKSPMGSMGMVDGSEDTNEKQTKKKRKRCGECIGCQRKDNCGDCAPCRNDKSHQICKQRRCEKLTDKKLIYGADGTLIRGESRRGRGKGRGGGVNRSSVRGRKSLKFGAVISPRPQPPTSSISPAPAAVPQPSPNTTTASTTNQLVVVSGGSAGSGVVNPPIVAQAQHSQQNQQSQQQAVSGGGTTVQTMKDQPQQPMAPMAFYPTWQADPSQGWQNQFIQQIPQNSPAITPLNTIEFQPQSYTYQPNGYVQTGIGFDPSYGRTYATPVQRYEFQANQIAPINQVSLQSVSFAPSVTYAGQVSAGPSPVLLASPHPTQNAVDKASGNELPGYPRVNSVPPRSLNCNGYSGDFGGSSSSQNPSSQSTGQMQQQQQHFAQQSSSSTAMHPPQVPQSPNRNQMMPHNSPSGAVPQSPNHHMGYTQHPGMSPAMQQSPNQSNGNSLSTMSPNNMNQSHQQNDWGWSSPANPPGNEMFNQSDRVNLNTRLKTMILSKGDGKDGSQSSMQPPSSGANTGANGSQQTSSQTGHFLSYSHHLRENVSLTDGNRCPPAEPVGGGGETCWKTPKTEDFQRQDALHATPYAGSSSIEKNLGDPGGGGGGGGGTTTIEDPLKAATKASSRKKEEKARRDYPNYPNYGDLGYSQIRSEGSSFYTPSMFDGTHGAFHQPTGGSVRPKEKPIKQEPSDTYQNPPHQVKQEGYERNYQNFIKYADYCDVQQKQPGQEYAGYSQPYYTPDPLFPTPTYPNYPNYHHPQNPSTDSFPAMNFPAPPSEVEKNELPAQTNFEKEIPAHTYHIPTRTHIDSHPHCSPENVDTQKLAGYPFLGEGGPVAIKDPSGFSCCRKGSTAVPTSEHLKDGSCGGLQTKDEIILEGEEKEEEAQEAVKEEIPTTPVDRTEKNTKPEVPDCDCFPSDKTPPEPGSYYTHLGAAATLTDLRSDMEARIGVSGRQLRIEKIIYTGKEGKTSQGCPLAKWIIRRADPEEKILCVVKRRQGHRCKASFIVVCIVAWDGIPTHEADSVYKMLIHKLNKFGLPTTRRCATNENRTCACQGLDPETCGASYSFGCSWSMYYNGCKYARSKTVRKFRLSVKTEEAEIEERMNILATMLGPLYVTATPKAFENQCKYEREAPDCRLGLKPGKPFSGVTACMDFCAHAHRDLHNMQDGCTVQVALLKQRPPGTHLSNVDDEQLHVLPLYVMDTTDEFGSADGQKDKNKTGAVQVLEKFPCEVRIRSTPLQPCRRHGKKRSGKDAGPEEPEPPAPPIPHGGAPVAVAKKDGGGKVAKGKGAIEKGGGKNGPPLSQSPRSSTPVNGATAPSGSSSAFSAPVNAMMNSNSSLLNMATMIDNFTDAQLQSNQISSTVLDSPYSYDYNSGSYIDSRNYYGQWPEYGAYSDRNEHVKSRGSEENPDSTTLPSSGSSAFSPSVPTEPKAPTCAMEEYKETGFIKPKAPEYPPSYGYPHHPNTYSMYPPYSPYDHYQNMDYYGNEKLRYNFGYPQTPYHHYNMYPNAGPAPPPPAPPSAPNWCMYPPQASTALAPPPMMMPPKAEIVPKAEPIGEVAEVNDNIECFQDSQMGGVAIALGHGSVLFECAKHEMHATTSLRRPNRLNPTRITLIFYQHRNLNRPKHGTEEWEEKMRQKKQNAAEEARIAEGGVAVKQEPLEPREQSSKGGGGEQQSSEGEGGKGGRKGSKAKVAMRAPTLTTTSWTTQFPMHPCVVTGPYQEAGTATTTVAGPTSATT